Proteins from a single region of Stigmatella erecta:
- a CDS encoding sodium:proton exchanger, which yields MQALLVFLAIAALSLLASSRTFLDARLPGMAQLAASGLLFLLFGALLGPGQAGILTGPNLESLRPVLALGLGTVGVILGLNLDPRLLRLLPRGVFTAALAHAGVAFLFVAVPLAVVLLLTTGLPLATAVGGAALLGAAASLSSGHFAVLGYRSGRMERARGLAVALLTILDDGVGLMVLALALALGASANPAEGLGLVSLAMLLGMMCGALMAFLTYGLKDPAELMAVTLGGVALVGGAAAYLRVSALLAGVACGATLALVGGRAVEQVARSLGRFERPAYLVLVFLVGCHLQGRDVDAWVLLPGYVTLRFVGKILGGALARRYAANVLELPPRLGYALISQGGLALCLVAEYLLLVPGTLSQQIFDIVAVGAIINEVLANRAFRRVLEPPATAKAPGGAA from the coding sequence GTGCAGGCGCTGCTCGTCTTCCTCGCCATCGCGGCGCTGTCCCTGCTCGCTTCGAGCCGGACGTTTCTGGACGCGCGTCTGCCAGGCATGGCCCAGCTGGCCGCCAGCGGGCTGCTCTTTCTGCTGTTCGGCGCCCTGCTGGGCCCCGGCCAGGCCGGGATTCTGACCGGCCCCAACCTGGAGTCCCTGCGGCCCGTGCTGGCGCTGGGGCTGGGGACGGTGGGCGTCATCCTGGGCCTGAACCTGGATCCGCGGCTGTTGCGGCTCCTGCCGCGCGGGGTGTTCACGGCGGCCCTGGCGCACGCGGGCGTGGCCTTCCTGTTCGTGGCGGTGCCGCTGGCGGTGGTGCTGCTGCTCACCACCGGCCTGCCCCTGGCCACGGCCGTGGGCGGCGCGGCGCTCCTGGGCGCGGCGGCCAGCCTCTCCTCGGGCCACTTCGCGGTGCTGGGCTACCGCAGCGGGCGCATGGAGCGCGCGCGCGGGCTGGCGGTGGCGCTGCTCACCATCCTGGACGATGGCGTGGGGCTGATGGTGCTGGCGCTGGCGCTGGCGCTGGGCGCCTCGGCCAACCCCGCGGAGGGGCTGGGGCTGGTGAGCCTGGCGATGCTGCTGGGGATGATGTGCGGGGCGCTGATGGCCTTCCTCACGTACGGGCTGAAGGATCCCGCGGAGCTGATGGCCGTCACCCTGGGCGGCGTGGCGCTCGTGGGGGGCGCGGCGGCCTACCTGCGCGTGTCCGCGCTGCTCGCGGGGGTGGCGTGTGGGGCGACGCTGGCGCTGGTGGGCGGCCGGGCCGTGGAGCAGGTGGCGCGCTCGCTGGGGCGCTTCGAGCGGCCCGCGTACCTGGTGCTGGTGTTCCTGGTGGGCTGCCACCTGCAGGGCCGGGACGTGGATGCGTGGGTGCTGCTGCCCGGGTACGTGACGTTGCGCTTCGTGGGGAAGATCCTGGGGGGCGCGCTCGCGCGGCGCTATGCGGCGAACGTGCTGGAGCTGCCCCCGCGCCTGGGCTACGCGCTCATCTCCCAGGGGGGCCTGGCGCTGTGCCTGGTGGCGGAGTACCTGCTGCTGGTGCCGGGCACGCTCTCCCAGCAGATCTTCGACATCGTCGCCGTGGGGGCGATCATCAACGAGGTGCTGGCCAACCGGGCCTTCCGGCGGGTGCTGGAGCCTCCCGCGACGGCCAAGGCCCCCGGGGGCGCGGCATGA
- a CDS encoding cation:proton antiporter, producing MIGAIVRLVLLVVLLAGITQAQLWRVDSGTPVLLAAGALLLCGLFAGKVAKGVGLPRLTGYLLVGVAVGPYALGFIPGEGVRGLELVKGLAVSLIALVAGTELHLGLIRRVGAKVAVLCATVCGITFGVCFAAIFALKPLLPFLAPMTVPQALAVSALVSTVVVSFSPTVTIAIVQETAARGPFTEFLMALVIIGDLFVMVAFALAAGVTRASFGGGFDIGGLLSGVGWELFGSVAVGAVLALGMLVYMRRVNRELPLFLVGICFAAAEGGAQLHLSPLLVALAAGALIANLDERQSRNIHHAIQFAGLPVFALFFAAAGAGLKLDTLVTVGPAALLLVVLRAVAILLACRRFAPVGDPRLRRYLWMGLISQAGVTFGLAALVSRTFPDFGPQVEVLIVAMITTHELVGPVLTRRALERSGETRADERPRTA from the coding sequence ATGATCGGCGCCATCGTCCGGCTGGTCCTGCTGGTGGTGTTGCTCGCGGGCATTACCCAGGCCCAGCTGTGGCGCGTGGACTCGGGCACGCCGGTGCTGCTGGCGGCCGGGGCGCTGCTGCTGTGCGGGCTGTTCGCGGGCAAGGTGGCCAAGGGGGTGGGGCTGCCACGGTTGACGGGCTACCTGCTGGTGGGGGTGGCCGTGGGCCCGTATGCCCTGGGCTTCATCCCGGGCGAGGGCGTGAGGGGGCTGGAGCTGGTGAAGGGGCTGGCGGTGAGCCTCATCGCCCTGGTGGCCGGCACGGAGCTGCACCTGGGGCTCATCCGCCGGGTGGGCGCCAAGGTGGCGGTGCTGTGCGCCACCGTGTGCGGGATCACCTTCGGGGTGTGCTTCGCGGCCATCTTCGCCCTGAAGCCACTCTTGCCCTTCCTGGCGCCCATGACGGTGCCCCAGGCGCTGGCCGTCAGCGCGCTGGTGTCCACGGTGGTGGTGTCCTTCTCGCCCACGGTGACGATCGCCATCGTGCAGGAGACCGCCGCGCGGGGCCCCTTCACCGAGTTCCTCATGGCGCTGGTCATCATCGGCGACCTGTTCGTGATGGTGGCGTTCGCGCTGGCCGCGGGCGTCACCCGCGCCAGCTTCGGCGGAGGCTTCGACATCGGGGGGCTCCTGAGCGGGGTGGGGTGGGAGCTGTTCGGCTCGGTGGCGGTGGGGGCCGTGCTGGCGCTGGGGATGCTCGTGTACATGCGGCGGGTGAACCGGGAGCTGCCCCTGTTCCTGGTGGGCATCTGCTTCGCGGCGGCCGAGGGCGGGGCGCAGCTGCACCTCTCGCCCCTGCTGGTGGCGCTGGCGGCCGGGGCGCTCATCGCCAACCTGGACGAGCGCCAGAGCCGCAACATCCACCACGCCATCCAGTTCGCGGGCCTGCCGGTGTTCGCGCTGTTCTTCGCGGCGGCCGGGGCGGGGCTGAAGCTGGACACGCTGGTGACGGTGGGGCCCGCGGCGCTGCTCCTGGTGGTGCTGCGCGCGGTGGCCATCCTGCTGGCATGCCGCCGCTTCGCCCCGGTGGGGGACCCCCGGCTGCGGCGCTACCTGTGGATGGGGCTCATCTCCCAGGCGGGCGTCACCTTCGGGCTGGCGGCGCTGGTCTCCCGCACCTTCCCGGATTTTGGCCCCCAGGTGGAGGTGCTCATCGTGGCGATGATTACCACGCACGAGCTGGTAGGCCCGGTGCTCACCCGGCGCGCCCTGGAGCGCAGCGGCGAGACACGGGCAGACGAGCGCCCCAGGACAGCGTAA
- a CDS encoding L-threonylcarbamoyladenylate synthase, translating into MAAPILEVDLDNPQPRHVARAVEVLSRGGLVAYPTDTYYGLGCDLLSKKAIERLYQLKARDKKKPLSFLCPDLSDVAKYAHVSNFAYRTMKGLTPGPFTFILEATRIVPDMMMTRQKQVGIRVPDAPLARALAAGLGHPLVTTSASDGEDEPLIDARGIKEQLGHGLDLILDGGVTLMEASTVVSLIGDSIEILRQGKGRLDT; encoded by the coding sequence ATGGCGGCACCCATTCTCGAGGTCGATCTGGACAATCCCCAGCCGCGCCACGTGGCGCGGGCCGTGGAGGTGCTGTCCCGCGGGGGGCTCGTGGCCTACCCCACGGACACCTACTACGGCCTGGGGTGTGACTTGCTGTCGAAGAAGGCCATCGAGCGGCTGTACCAGCTCAAGGCACGGGACAAGAAGAAGCCGCTGTCCTTCCTGTGCCCGGACCTGTCGGACGTGGCCAAGTACGCGCACGTGAGCAACTTCGCCTACCGCACCATGAAGGGGCTGACGCCGGGGCCCTTCACCTTCATCCTCGAGGCCACGCGCATCGTGCCCGACATGATGATGACGCGGCAGAAGCAGGTGGGCATCCGCGTGCCGGACGCCCCGCTGGCGCGCGCGCTGGCCGCGGGCCTGGGCCATCCGCTCGTCACCACCTCCGCGAGCGACGGGGAGGACGAGCCGCTCATCGACGCGCGGGGCATCAAGGAGCAGCTGGGCCACGGGTTGGACCTCATCCTCGATGGGGGAGTGACGTTGATGGAGGCCTCCACGGTGGTGTCGCTCATCGGCGACTCGATCGAGATCCTCCGCCAGGGCAAGGGGCGGCTGGACACCTAG
- the xerD gene encoding site-specific tyrosine recombinase XerD yields MEGYLDAFIAFIRAERGLAGKTVDAYAADLTAYFEDLRARGVLDPARVKQEDVTAHLMQLGAKGLSKRSQARHLAAVRGFHRFLIAEKHAEKDPTEDLDTPRAARKLPSFLTLEEVEQLLAAPDERHPTGMRDKAMLELLYATGLRVSELCSLGINDVQLGAGYLIAKGKGSKERIVPVGSIASEKVQAYLGGPRQHLLGKRQSRSLFITPRGGAFTRQGFWKLLKRYALKAGIRKPISPHKLRHSFATHLVERGADLRAVQAMLGHADLATTQIYTHVNSARLRAVYDEHHPRSETAAPPRPKRRKPGA; encoded by the coding sequence CTGGAAGGGTACCTGGACGCGTTCATCGCCTTCATCCGCGCGGAGCGGGGGCTGGCAGGCAAGACGGTGGACGCCTACGCGGCGGACCTCACGGCCTACTTCGAGGACCTGCGCGCGCGCGGGGTGCTGGACCCGGCGCGGGTGAAGCAAGAGGACGTGACGGCGCATCTGATGCAGCTGGGGGCGAAGGGCCTGTCCAAGCGCAGCCAGGCGCGGCACTTGGCGGCCGTGCGCGGCTTTCACCGCTTCCTCATCGCCGAGAAGCACGCGGAGAAGGATCCGACCGAAGACCTGGACACCCCGCGCGCGGCGCGAAAGCTGCCGAGCTTCCTCACGCTGGAGGAGGTGGAGCAGCTGCTGGCCGCCCCGGACGAGCGCCACCCCACGGGCATGCGGGACAAGGCGATGCTGGAGCTGCTGTACGCCACGGGCCTGCGCGTCAGCGAGCTGTGCTCACTGGGCATCAACGACGTGCAGTTGGGCGCGGGGTATTTGATAGCGAAGGGGAAGGGGAGCAAGGAGCGCATCGTCCCGGTGGGCAGCATCGCCTCGGAGAAGGTGCAGGCCTACCTGGGCGGCCCCCGGCAGCACCTGCTGGGCAAACGCCAGTCGCGCTCGCTCTTCATCACGCCACGGGGTGGGGCCTTCACGCGGCAGGGGTTCTGGAAGCTGCTGAAGCGCTATGCGCTCAAGGCGGGCATCCGCAAGCCCATCTCCCCGCACAAGCTGCGCCACTCGTTCGCCACCCACCTGGTGGAGCGGGGCGCGGACCTGCGCGCCGTCCAGGCCATGCTGGGCCACGCGGACCTGGCCACCACGCAGATCTACACCCACGTCAACAGCGCCCGGCTGCGCGCCGTCTACGACGAGCACCACCCCCGCAGCGAGACTGCTGCGCCCCCACGCCCCAAGCGGCGCAAGCCAGGGGCGTAG